The genome window ACCGGCTTTGGAAGACATATTGCGTTATCTATCGAATAATATGTTCCTTCGAAAGGGGGTCGTGTTTCTGTCCACATCAACTCGAGTATTTCAAGAGCTTCTCTGAGCTGATGAATTCTTGTTCTGGCTTTGGGAAATTCATAGCCATATGCTTTGTATTCCGATTCTTTCCAACCCGCTCCAATTCCGAAATCAATACGTCCGTTCGAAGAATTATCTAGATTGGATACAATCTTCGCAAGATATGCAGGATTTCTGTATGAGTGATTGGTGACCATTGTGCCTAGTCTGATGTTACGGGTTTGAGGCGTTAGGAGGGCAAGAATTGTCCAAGCCTCGTAACATCTTCTTCCTGTTCTTTGGGGATTACCAAAGAAATGGTCTGATACAGAGAATTGATGGAATCCTTCTTTTTCTGCTTTCGTGGTCAGTGCAACTATTTCGTCATACGAGTATCCGACATGAGGTTCTATGTGAATACCAATTTTCATAACAGTGCGAGTCCTGAGTATCTGGAA of Candidatus Lokiarchaeota archaeon contains these proteins:
- a CDS encoding LLM class flavin-dependent oxidoreductase, whose protein sequence is MKIGIHIEPHVGYSYDEIVALTTKAEKEGFHQFSVSDHFFGNPQRTGRRCYEAWTILALLTPQTRNIRLGTMVTNHSYRNPAYLAKIVSNLDNSSNGRIDFGIGAGWKESEYKAYGYEFPKARTRIHQLREALEILELMWTETRPPFEGTYYSIDNAICLPKPVQEPRVPIRIGTMTLKAPMMENTIAKYADGIDFEGASPEKIKQKKERMNNALAKVGRDPGDLSWSTDMTTFVPAKSEEEYEKKVDSLLRQIPVKHHDHFRRDLQSSLSGTPETMVERIKAYDDAGIDQVSICLPWIGDILNNGKRAIEIIKDSVLPLL